The genomic interval GCCTCGACGCCGAAGGCGTCGCACAGAATGCGGTGAAACTCCTCCTTGGGAATCTCTTCGCGGTATCCCTTCATGCCGCCGGTCTCCATGACGATGGTGTCCCGCAGTTTCGGGGCATATTGTTCGGCCAGGTCCCACAGCGCATAGCTCACGCCCAGCAGGATTTTGGGCTTCGGGTCGGCGGCCATGTCGCGCAGCAGGGCATCGTAATCATCGAGGTAGAAGCCTCCCGACCCGCAGTCGGCAATGAGCCGGTCGGCCATGTAGACGAGCGACGAACCCTTGCGGCGGAGGTAGTTCGGCAGCAGTGCGTAGAGGCTCCAGCGGGCCGGATCGCCGTAGAAGGTGCGGAACGCCCCGCGGAATGCCCTCTCGTAGAGGGCCAGCGAGCGCATCGGATGGCGTGAAGGGGTCATGCCCGTCGTTGCCGACGAGGTGAAGACCGCTTCGGGCTCCGCATCGCCGCAGTAGACCTCGTGGCTCTTGAAGAGCTCGATCGGCAGGAACGGGATCCGTCGGAATTCGCGGACCTGCTGCGGTTCGATGCCGAGGCGTCCGAGATACTCGCGGTAGGGCGGGCACGCTGCGGCCTGGATGCGGAACAGAGCCAGGGCCGCGGTTTCGAATGCCGTTGCATCGTTTCCGGACAGGCGGAATATGTCGTCGGTGGTGATCATCGATACAAAGGTACGCAAAAAAGAGGATAAAACGGCCATCCCCGAAGGGTTCGGTGCCTCCGGGGACGGTACTTTCCATACGTTCCGGTCCGTGACCGGTGCAGCTTGCTACTTTTTCGACTTCGGTGCAAGCATCATGTTCATCTTCTTGCCGTCGAGCTTGGGCATCATCTCCACCTTGGCGACATCCTCCAGATCGGTGGCGAAGCGCAGCAGCAGAATCTCGCCCTGCTCCTTGAAGACGATCGAACGCCCGCGGAAGAAGACATAAGCCTTCACCTTTGCCCCCTCCTTGAGGAAGTTCTGCGCGTGCTTGAGCTTGAAGTTGTAGTCGTGGTCGTCGGTCTGGGGCCCGAAACGGATCTCCTTGACGACGACTTTCGTCTGGTTTGCCTTCAACTCCTTGGCCTTCTTCTTCTGCTGGTAGAGGAACTTCTGGTAGTCGGCGATGCGGCAGACGGGCGGTTCGGCCTTCGGGGAGATCTCGATCAGGTCGAGCTCCAGTTCGTCGGCCAGGCGCAGCGCGTCGCGGATCGGCATCACCTGTGCCTGAGGCACGTTGTCGCCCACCACACGCACTTCGGGTACCGTAATCTGTTCGTTGATCCGGTGGGGATTCTCCTTTTCGGGCAACCGGCGTCCGTGGGGATTGTTGCCCGTTGCCGGTTTCGGTCTGTTATTCCCGGGGTTGAACGGCCGCGGCGGGAATGGTTTCGGTGCTGCGATAGTTGTACGTATTTAAGTTAATAATGTGTTGTCTTTGTGTGCGGGGCTCAGTCCTTGACGATCTTGTTGGCCTCGACCTCCTGCTTGACCAGTCCGGTCAGGAAGTCGCGGAAGCCCTCCATCGACATCTGTCCCTTGTCACCTTCGCCCTGGGCGCGGACCGAGACCAGCCCTTCGGCCTCCTCCTTCTCGCCGACGATCAGCAGGTAGGGGATGCGTTTGATCTCGTTGTCGCGGATCTTGCGCCCGATCTTCTCGTTGCGGTCGTCGACCTCCGTGCGGACATCGTAGCGGTTCAGGTATTCGGCCACGCGCTGCGCGTAGTCGTTGAACTTCTCCGAGATCGGAAGTACCACAACCTGCTGGGGCGAGAGCCACAGCGGGAACTTGCCGCCCGTATGCTCCAACAGTACGGCCACGAACCGCTCCATCGAGCCGAACGGCGCGCGGTGGATCATGATCGGGCGGTGGAGTTTGTCGTCAGCGCCCTTGTAGGTGAGGTCAAAGCGCTCCGGGAGGTTGTAGTCTACCTGGATCGTTCCGAGTTGCCACTTGCGGCCGATGGCGTCCTTGACCATGAAGTCGAGTTTCGGGCCGTAGAAGGCGGCCTCGCCGTATTCGACCACCGTATTGAGGCCCTTCTCCTTGGCGGCCTGCATGATGGCCGACTCGGCCTTCTCCCAGTTTTCGTCCGAACCGATGTACTTCTCCTTGTTGTTCGGGTCGCGCAGCGAGATCTGGGCCGTGTAGCTGTCGAACTTCAGCGTCTTGAAGATGTAGAGCACGATGTCGATCACGCGCTCGAACTCTTCGAGCAGCTGGTCGGGCCGTACGAAGAGGTGGGCGTCGTCCTGCGTGAACCCGCGGACGCGGGTCAACCCGTGGAGCTCACCCGACTGCTCGTAGCGGTAGACCGTACCGAATTCGGCCAGACGCACCGGCAGCTCCTTGTACGAACGGGGCTTCGAGCGGTAGATTTCGCAGTGGTGCGGGCAGTTCATCGGTTTGAGCAGATACTCTTCGCCCTCGATTGGGGTATGGATGGGCTGGAAGGAGTCCTTGCCGTACTTGGCGTAGTGGCCCGAGGTGACGTAGAGCTCCTTGTTGCCGATGTGCGGGGTGATGACCTGCTGGTATCCGTACTCCTTCTGGACGTTGCGCAGGAACTGTTCGAGGCGGTCGCGCAGGGCGGCGCCCTTGGGCAGCCAGAGGGGCAGTCCCTGGCCCACGCGTTGCGAGAAGGTGAAGAGTTCGAGGTCCTTGCCCAGTTTGCGGTGGTCGCGCTTCTTGGCCTCCTCCATCATGGCGAGGTACTCGTCGAGCATCGACTTCTTGGGGAACGAGATGCCGTAGATACGCGTCAGCATCTTGTTCTTCTCGTTGCCGCGCCAGTAGGCACCGGCCACCGAGGTGAGCTTGATGGCCTTGATGTAACCCGTATTGGGGATGTGCGGCCCGCGGCAGAGGTCCGTGAAGGCGCCGTTGGTATAGAACGAAATGGTACCGTCCTCCAGGGCGGTGATCAACTCGACTTTGTACTGGTCGCCCTTCTCGGTGAAGGTTTTCAGGGCTTCGGCCTTGGGCACTTCGCGCCGGACGAGCGGCTCCTTGTTGCGGGCGAGTTCGACCATTTTGTTTTCGATCGTGGCGAGATCGGCTTCGGTGATGGGCGTCGGGCTGTCGACGTCGTAGTAGAAACCGTTCTCGATAGCCGGGCCGATACCGAACTTGATGCCCGGATAGAGGGCTTCGAGGGCTTCGGCCAGCAGGTGTGACGACGTGTGCCAGAAGGCGTGCTTGCCCTCCTCGTCGTCCCATTTGTAGAATTTGATCGAGGCATCCGCTTCGATCGGGCGCATCATGTCCGTGGTTGCGCCGTTTACCGAGGCCGCCAGGGAGTCAGCAGCTAAACGAGGGCTGATGCTCTCTGCGATCTGGTACGCAGTCGTCCCTTCGGCATATTCGCGAACCGAGCCGTCGGGAAAAGTGATTTTGATCATAAAGTTTTTATCATTAAAATTTTCGGGGCCTTCGGCGCTTCCACAATTACGAGACGGAATACACCTCCGGTTTGCCCGGTATTTTCGTGTTTGTGTTTACTCATTGGCGGCGCGGAGCCTCCCGGCAATCGGGACGGCAGCGACACCCTCCCCTCTGATTACTCCCTGGCGGCGGTGCGGGCCTTCCAGCCCCCCCCCTCTCCTGATTACTCCCTGGCGGCGGCCTGCGGCGGCTCCTTCACCGTGGTGTCGCGGCTCGACTTCTCCCGTTCGGCCCGCGGCAGCGGGTTCGACGACCATTCGGCCCAGGCCGTCCGGTTGCGTACGATGTCGATGGCCGTGTAGATGGCGTTGCGCATCGACTGCGCATCGGCCTTGTCCTTCCCGGCGATGTCGAAGGCCGTGCCGTGGTCGGGCGAGGTGCGCACGGCCGCAAGTCCGGCGGTGAAGTTCACACCGTCGGGAAAGAGGCTCTTGAACGGGGCCAATCCCTGATCGTGGTACATGGCCAGGATGCCGTCGTACTTGGCGTACCCGCCTCCGGCGAAGAGCCCGTCGGCGGCAAAGGGCCCGAAGGCCAGTATGCCCTCGCGGAAAGCCTCGACGATGGCCGGGCGGATGATCTCCTGCTCCTCGCGGCCCAGCAGTCCGCCGTCTCCGGCGTGGGGGTTGAGGGCCATCACGGCGATGCGGGGCTCCACGATGCCGAAATCGGCGATGAGCGAACGGCGCAGGATCCGCAGATCCTCGACGATCTTCTCCTGCGAGATGCCTGCGGCGATCTCCGACACGGGGATGTGCTTGGTGACGAGCCCCACGCGCAGCACGTCGCTGCACATGATCATCATCGACTCGCCTTCGAGTTCCGCAGCGAGGTATTCCGTGTGTCCCGTGTACCGGAACTCGTCGCTCTGGACGGTCTCCTTGTCGAAGGGTGCGGTCACCAGTGCGTCGAGCTCTCCCGCCTTGAGGTCGCGCATTGCGGTGCGCAGGGCCTCGACGGCCGCACGCCCCGCTTCGGGGGTCGGCTGCCCGGGCTGTACTTCGGCGATCTCGCCGCACGCCACGAGGTTGATCCTCCCCCGCCGGGCTTCGGCGGCCGAACTCACGGGTGTGTAGGAGAACTGCTCGATCTCCGCAATGCTGTCCCGGTAGCAGGCGGCGGCTTTGGGCGATCCGTAGAGGACCGGGGTGAAGAGCTCCGTGATCCGCGGATCGGCCAGGGCCTTGATGATCACCTCCCAGCCGATGCCGTTGGGGTCGCCTTGCGTGATGCCTATTCTGTATTTCTGTTCGGTCATAAATGGCTTCTTGGTTGCCGGGCGGGCCGCTCTTCGGATGAAAAACCGGGCCGGGGCCGCTAAATGCAACTGTTACAACCTACAAAGGTATAAAAATTCGGAATACCAACGCTTCGGAACGGGATAAAAATGCGATTTCTCCCTTCGGAACTGCTATTTCTCGCTCCGGATGGCGGTTTGACGCCGGAATTCGGCACAGACGATTCCCGTCGCCATGGCGACGTTGAGCGATTCCGAACCGCGGCGGTCGGCGGGCCAGGGCGGGATGAAGAGTTTGCGGGTGACGCTCCGTGCCACGGCTTCGGTCACGCCGCGGCCCTCGTTGCCCATGACGACGATCCCCGTCGGTGAAAGCTCCTCGGTGTAGATATTCTCCCCTTCGAGAAAGGTCCCGTAGACGGGAATCCCCCCGGCGGCAGCCTCCGCAAGCAACGGCGCCAACGGCACGTAATGGACCCTCACGCGCAGGATGGCGCCCATCGTGGCCTGTACGACCTTCGGGTTGAAGCAGTCGGCCGTGCCCTCCGAGCAGAGGATGTCCCGAATGCCGAACCAGTCGGCCAGCCGGATGATCGTCCCCACGTTGCCGGGGTTCTGCACCTCGTCGAGCGCCAGGGTGAGCTGCCCCCGCAGGTCGGCGGTTTTCAGCCCGTAATGCGGGATCTCGACCAGCGCCACCGAGTTCGAGGGGGTTTTCAGCTGCGAGAGACGCTCCATGTCGCGCGGGGTGACCACCTCGACCTCCTCTCCGGCGAAGATCCCCTCCAACGCATAGATCCTACGCACGCGCAGATGCGATGCGCGCAGTTCGCCGATGAGCTTCTCGCCCTCGGCCAGGAAGAGTCCGTGTTCCGCACGGCCGCGCTTGTCGGCCAGCGAGCGGACGAGTTGGATTTCGGCTTTCGTCATGGCTCCTTTTCAATGGTGTAGGTGACGCCCTCGGTGGCGGGCCACGTCTCCGGGAACAACGCCCGGGCCTCCTCGACCAATACACCCTCGTCCTTGTAACGCGACGAGTAGTGGCCGATGACGAGCCGCCGGGCTCCGGCTTTCAGAGCCGCTTTCGCCGCATCGACGGTCGTCGAGTGGCCCCGGTCGCGAGCCGACCGCTGTTCGGCGGCGGCGTACGTGGCTTCGTGGTACATCAGGTCGACCCCGGCGCAGAGCCCGGCGGCGCGCGCCGAGAAGTTCGTATCCGAGAGGTAGGCGTACGACCGCGCCCGGTAGGGGCGGTAGGTGAGTTCCCCGTTGGGGATCACCTCGCCCGTCTCCGTCACGATCTCCTCGCCGCGCTTGGCGGCGGTGATCTGCGCGATCGAGAGCCCGTATTTCACGATCTTGAACTTGTCGACATTCAGCGGCGGCTCCTTCTCGCGGAAGAGGAACCCGGCGCACGGCACCCGGTGGCGCAGCGGAATGCTCCACACCTCGACCGTGCGGTTTTCGAAAAGCAGGGCGTGCTTCGTGGTCCGTACCTCGTGCCATACGACCTCGTAGGGGAGCTCCGCGTCGAAGAAGCGCAGGTGCGTTTCGAGCATCTCGCCGAACGGTGCCGGGGCATAGACGTCGAGCGGCGTGCGGCGCCCGTAGAGCCCCAGCGTCGAGATCAGCGGGAAGAGCCCGAACACATGGTCTCCGTGGAGGTGCGAGATGAAGACGGCGCGGATTTTCAGCGGGTTGATGCCGCAGCGGATCAGCTGCTGCTGCACGCCCTCGCCCGCATCCACCAGATAATGCTGCTCGTGGATGTTCACCGCCTGCCCCGAGGGGTGGCGGCTCGGGGTGGGCTTGGCCGAGGCGCAGCCGAGGATGGTTACCGCGAAGCTCATGGGGCTATTTCTTGTTCTTGTACTTGATGAATGTTGCTTTCAGCCGATACGAAACCCTCTCGTCGCGTTTGGTTGTCGCCGTGCGGGTGCTGCTGCCGTCGCTGTTCTGTTCGATATGCTCGGTGGTCGTGTAGGTCGGGCTGGTGACCGATTGACCTATGCCTTCGAAAACCACGGCGTCGGCACCCTTCTCGCAGGCCTCTTTCTCAATGACGCTTTGCGCTTTTTCGAGTGTGCCGAAGAGGTGGGGCGTTGCCAGGATGTGGCCCATGGTCTCGTAACCTTCGGGCACGTCGTTCCAGCTGAAAAAGAGTTCCGGAGAGTTGGTTGCCGGATAGGCCTTGCCGATGTAGGTGGTCTCAACAGCACAGGATCCGGTCGCACAGACAGCGCACAAGGCGCCCAGAAACATCGGAATGCGTTTCATCGTATTATATTTTTTGTGGTTTTATCGCAGCAGGAATCGTTCGCAGTCCAGGGCGGCGACGCAGCCCGACCCGGCGGCCGTGATGGCCTGCCGATAGTGGGGATCCTTCACGTCGCCGGCGGCGAAGACGCCTTCGACCGAGGTTTTCGAGGTGTTGCCCTCGACCTTGATATACCCCTCCTCATTGAGATCGAGCTGTCCGGCAAAGAGTTCCGTATTGGGATGGTGGCCGATGGCGAGGAAGAAGCCCGCGATGTCGATCGTGTGCTCCACGCCGTCGTTGCGGCGCAGCAGGGCGCCCGTCACGCCGGAGTCGTCGCCCAGCACCTCGACGGTGTTGTGCTCGAAGAGCACCTCGATGTTGGGGGTGTTGAAGACGCGCTCCTGCATCGCCTTCGAGGCGCGCAGGAAGGGCTTGCGGACGATCATGTAGACCTTGCGGCACAGCGAAGCCAGATAGGTGGCCTCCTCGCAGGCCGTGTCGCCGCCGCCGACCACCGCGACATCCTTCTTGCGGTAGAAGAACCCGTCGCACGTGGCGCAGGCACTCACGCCCTGCCCGCGGAATTTCGTCTCGGAGGGCAGCCCGAGGTATTTGGCCGTGGCGCCCGTCGAGATGATGAGGCTTTCGGCCAGCAGCTCCTTTTCGCCGTCGACCTCCGCGCGGAAGGGTCGGGCCGAGAGGTCGACCTTCGTGATCGTTCCCGCACGCAGGTCGGCACCGAGGCGTTCGGCCTGGGCCCGCATCCGCGACATCAGTTCCGGGCCGTCGATCCCTTCGGGGAATCCCGGGAAGTTCTCGACTTCGGTGGTCGTGGTGAGTTGCCCGCCCGGCTCGATACCCTCGTAGAGTACCGGCGCCAGGTTGGCACGCGACAGATAGATGGCGGCGGTATACCCGGCGGGCCCGCTGCCGATGATCAGCACTTTGATCGTCTCCTTGTTGGTTTCCATATCGTTTCGTGTTTTATTTTGTTTGTCTGTTTTGTCTGTCCGGGGAAGTCCGTGTGGCGTCGTTTCGGGGCGGGACAGCGGCGTCTGCCGTGCGGGCACGCCGTCGGAACCCCTGCCGCACCGCCTCCCTCCCCGCCGGGGGTCAGGTCCGGGCCTCGCGCTCGCCGAAGTCCGACTGTTGGCGCCCCAGGTAGTCGAACTCGGCCCAAAGCCCGCCCTTGCAGACGTAGACGTTGCTCTCGACCGGATCGTAGTCGACGATTTCGTAAACGGGCGGGATGACCCACGCTCCCCGGCGGTCGATCAGCCCCATGCCGGTTGCGGTCTTCACTTCGGCGCGGCCTTCGTGGAAACTGTCGGCCCATTCGAAGATGGAGGGGATCACCACGCGGTTCTCCGGGTCGACGTAACCCCATCCGGAGTCATCCTCGACGCAGGCCAGCCCCTCGCTGATCGGGTGTACCCAGCGGTGTCCGGTGAGTTTCAGCAGCGGGTTGTACGCTCTGCCGACGTCCGAAACCACCATCGGTCCGGACTCCCGGAGAATCCACTCCCGCAGGGCCTCGAATGCCGGATCGTCGATTTCGGGATGCCCGAAGCGGGCGTCGTGGTAGCGCAGCGGGATGAAGCGGTCGCCCACCCAGCGCAGGTTTGTCTCCCGGAGGTTGCCGTGTGCAAAATCCAGGCCGCGGAGCGCCTCGCGAAGCGTGTCGAGGGCGGAAAGAAGCCGTTCGGTCGACTCCCGGCAGAGAGCCTCCCGGAAGGAGAGCCCTTCGGGCAGGTGCTGCAGGACCAGATCGCAGCGCAGCTCCGCACCCGTCGGGGTGCACCACCGCATTTCGCCCGGCAGGATCCGGTAGGGTGTGAGCCATTCGGTGTTGAGGCGTCCGATCCGCGAGGCGACCCGTTCCACCGTGTGGATGGCCGACGACGAGAGGGGCAGCGACAACAGCCAGTGCTGTCCCTGCCATTCGATTTCGGCCTCGGCGAAGCGCGTCGTGCGCATCAGTTGCGGCAATCCCTCCGGGCCGGTGACGGCCCGGGCATCGGCCAGTTCTCCGAAGGCGAGGTCGGGCGTCAGCAGCGCCCGGGTGAAAGTCTGGATTGTAGGTGTCATGGCGGTCGTTATTCGGTCTTGACACTGATCGAGCCGATGTTGAGCATGGCGATGAGTTGTTCGGCCGAGGTGTTGTAACTCATGCCGCGGAACGGTGGCAGCGCCCCGGGGCCTTTGGCTTCGCGGATTGCCTCGTTGAAGACTTCGGGCATCGGACTCGAACAGTCGTAGAGCACCCCGGCATAGCGGTTGGAGTAGGCGGCCTCCTCCTCTGTGGGGAAGAAGACGGCGTGCTGCGACTCGTCGGGGGCGATGTGGATGTTGATCAGCAGCACGTGGCCGTCGCACGTGCGCAGGCTTCGGATCCGTTCGCAGATGGTGCGCAGCTCCTCCTCGTCGCAATCCGTGGCCTCGCCATCGGTGATGTTGAACACCGTGGGCGGGAAACTCTCGGCATGGGCCGGGTTGCGGCACCACGCCTCAGCGATTTCATACGCATGGTCCAGCGCCTGGTACATCGGCGTCTGTCCCGCGGCTTCGGCGGCAATCCAGTCCGGAACGGGGAGTTCGCGCAGCGACGTGCTTCCGTCCGGCATCCGGTATTCGACCAGTTCGCGCTTCATGGGGATCTCCCCGGCGGCGAGCTCCGCCACGGAGAGCATCTCCCGACCTTCGGGAAGCAGCGAATAGACCTCGTTGTCGCCCGAATAGGTCAGGACCGAAATGTCGTAGTAGTCGCGAACCCCGTCGCTGCGGCGTGCCCGCTCGACCAGTTCGAACAACATGCCGTTGGTGATCGAGGCCACGGCTTCGGCCTTGGTCATCCGCTTCCCGTGGAAGAGGATCTCCTCGTTCATCGAGCCCGAACCGTCGATCAGCAGGATGAAGGCCGTGCGGTGCGTTCGCGTGATGCTTTGGGTATACATGGTTTCTTCGGCGTACTATTTCAGACCCCGGACCGCATAGTAATCCTTGCGGCGGTCCTCCTCGTTGTTGCAGTCGAGGCCGTAGCTGACGGCCATGTCGAGCGAGCAGTCGCGTTCACGGTCGGCATCCGTGGTGCTCCGCATCGCGGCATGGGCATTGCGTCCGGCGGCGATGGCGTCGTTCAACTCCTCGGTCGTCGGCGTATGGCCCAGCATCGAGGCGTAGACCCCGAGCGCCCAGCTGTGGGCATAGTCGTCGTAGTGGACCTCGAAGACCCGGAAGCGGTTGTCGATGGCCGCCATGTCGGTGAGTTCTCCGCGGTCCACGGCGTCGAGGATCTCCCCGACGGCCCGCCGCGTGATGTACTGCCCGGCCAGGTCGAGCCAGCGTCCCGAACCGTCGTAGTGCGGGTCCGACTCCCCGCGGTCGAGCATCGCCCCGAGGGCCGCCACGATCGCCTTGTTGTAGAGTTTCAGCCCGCGCTGCAGCGACGAGGCCCTGATCAGCGTCTTGTTGTAGGTATAGACCGCCGCATCGGGGTCCTGCTCCTGGAGCGTGTGGAGGATGTTCACGGCGTCGAGCATCGCGCCCGTGACGTAGGGGTTGTACTCCGCGAAGTCGATGACGTCGCGTTTGACCTTGCGGCGGTCCCGGGCCGGCCACTTCTCGATGTCGCGCACGGCTCCGTAACTCGTCAGGTTGGAGCCCGGCATAAGGTGGCTCCGACCCTCCTTCTCGATCAGGTAGGAGTAGGGGAAGGCCGAAGTGTCATGGTGGTAGGAGTGGTGCCCCATGACCATCGTGAAGGCCCCTTCGAGGGCCGGGGACATGATGTAGGCGCTCGATGCGAACTTGCAGCCCCGCAGGTGGACCGACTGGTGTACGGCGCCGCTCTTGAAGAGGTGGTTGCTCTGGTTCGAGCCGCTCCCGGCGTTGAAGAACGAGAACATGCCCGCGATGAGCAGCGACGACTTGTGGTGCGAAACGGTGTAGGGCCCGGCGAAGATCGAGGCTGCCTCGCCGTTCTCGCAGTGGGAGTTGGCGAAGAAGAGCGATTCGGCGGCCGTGAAGCCCTTGTCCAACCGGCAGCTCTCGCCCACGAAACAGCGTTCGACGGTCGAGCCGTTGGCGATCAGCGCCCCTTCGGCGGCGATGAAGTCGTAGGCCTTGACGTCCACGCCGATGAAGGCGCCGTCGCAGAGCGTGGCGTTCTCCAGGATCGAGGCGCCGTCGACCTGCACGTCGTTGCCGATGCGGACCTCGCGGATGAAGCGGGCACCGACGATCCGGCAGTTGCGGCCCACCTCTCCGATCTCCGCCGAGCGGCTTTCGGCATAGGCGTCGATCAGGCGCTCCAGGGCGGCGATGGTTTGCGGGCGGTGGCGGTAGACGGCCATGACGTAGGCCACCTGGGCCGACATCGTGTCGAAAATCTTCACCGTGCGGCCGCCGCATTCGTTCATCGTGGCCACGCCGACGCCGTTTCCGAATGCCGAGCGGCGGCGGCATTCGAGAGCCGTGACGCCTGTGATGAGCGAACCCTCGCCGATGCGGTAGTTGCGGACGCGCGAGCGGATCACGCGGGCTCCGGAGGTGATTTCGACAATCCCCTCGAAGTGGTTCTGAAGGAGCTGATGCGGCTGGAAGTCCTCCGCAACCCGAATTTGTGCCCAATCCTCGGCCGTATTGCCGAGGGATTCGAGGGTGGAGATTTCCGCCTGTGTCAGCGTTCTGAGTGAAGTCATAGTTCGTGGTTTCTGTGCCCTGTCGTTGCTGCGGACCTTTTGCCGCGGTGCGGTGACTGGGCCATGATCCCGCAAATATAACGATTTGATGTCAAATGTCAAATTCCCGGCCCTCGGGATCGATCTCCCTGCGGATTCCGCCGCGGACGATGCGCGCCCGGCCGTTGCGGAACGGCTTGACCGATTCGCAGCCGGGACAACTGAGCCGGGTATTCCCTTCGGGGTCGATGAAGTGCCATGTGCGGCCCAGCAGCACGGCGCCCAAACCCTCCGTGAAGTCAAAACCGTTGTCGTAGAGCGGCGGGATGACCACCTCCCGGGCGGTGCGGTAACCCCAGCGTCCCTGCTCGACGAAAAGCTCCGGCATCTCCGTCTTCGTTGCCTCTGCTGCCGTTGCCTTCGCCTCCGTCGCTGCTCTCCCGGCAGGTTGTGCCGCAGTTTTTGCGGTCGGGGCTGCCGCTTCCCGTTCTTTTTTCTCCGCCCGGCCGGCCCTCCGGACCGCTTCGGACAGCAGCGCGGGAAGCCCGAAGAGTTCCGGGCGCGGGGCGTAGAGCAGTTGCGCGATGCGGTATTCCACGGCCATTCCCAACTCCTCGAACCGGCTCAGGCTCTCCTGCAGGGCCCGGTCCGCGGCGATCTTTCGCGGATCGTAGAGCAGCGTGTCCGGATCCCCGTAGCGCTCCCAAAGCTCCGGGGCAACCGACAGGGCGTGCAGCGCCGTGGAGATCAGCGCCGCAGGGTAGTCGTCGATCCGCGCGTTGAAATCCTCCGCCGTGCGTCCCGGATGCTGGTAGGCTGCCGTCCCCAGTTCGGGGCTCCGTTCGCCCGCAAAGCAGGGAAGGTAGGCGGCATCGAAATCGATCGGGTGGAGCGATCCGGTACGGTCGACCAGGATGTTTTCGGGTTTCAGATCGCCGTGCGCCCGGTCGTCGGCAACCAGGACGGCCGCCAGACGGTCGAATGCCCTGGAGAGGAACGTCAGCCGCTGCGTGTCGCGGTCCGTGGCGGCCCGGGCGATTGCATCGTACAGGTTCTCGCCCTCGATCCACTCCCCGATGACGACATCCACCCAGACGCCCTCCTCCGGCGAGGTGTAGAGGAAAAGCTCCTTTTCGAGCAGCCGTTCGCCGTAGATCTCCCGCAGGTGGCGCTGCGGCCGGAAGTAGCCGCGCAGCGAACGGATCCGACCCTCGTGGCGGATGCGGAAGACTGCGGCGGAGTTCCCGACGCTGAAGCACATCCGTCCCGCCGCATCGCGGCATACCTCCACCTCGCCCAGCGTGCGTGTCAGCCCGCAGGGGTCGGAGAGGGTCGTCAGGTATTGGCGGAGGGAAAACATGGATGGGGGCTTACATGGTGGTTGTTCGGGTGGAAAAGGGCGGGATGCGTTCGGCCCCCCCCCTCCTCCGAAAGGCAAAAAACCGGATTTTCAATCCGGTTTTTTGCCTTTCGGAACGAATCCGTATGGATTAGTGGCAGTGGCAATGGCCCTCGTGGTCGTCGCAGCAACCGTCGCCGCAACCATCCCCGCAACTGTGGTCGCCGCCGCACGAACCGCACGAGCAGTGGCCCTGCAGATCCTCGGGCGTGACGTCGCGCACCGTGACCACCTCGACCTCGAAGTTCAGGGTCTTGCCCGCCATCGGGTGATTGAAGTCCATCTTGACGTGCTCGTCGCCGACCTTCTTGACCGTACCCATCATGCGGTTGCCCTGGGCGTCGCTCATCGGTACCTGGCTCCCTTCGAAGAGGATGTCTTCGGCCAGCTTGCCGTCGACCATGAAGATATTCTTCGGCAGGTCGACGATCGCTTCGGCGATCACCTCGCCGTAACCGTCCTTGGGCTCCAGCGTGAAGGCTACCTTGTCGCCGGGCTCCTTGCCGAGAATCGCCTCCTCGAATTTCGGAAGCAGCATTCCCGTGCCGAAGATGAACTCCAGCGGCTGTCCCGGACGCGACTGGTCTGCGATCTGTCCGTCGACGGTGAGCTTGTAGTCCACGCCGACCATTTTGTTCTGTTCTACTTTCATATCCTTGTCTTTGAGTGTTTGTTGCTCTTGGGTTTGCAGCGCCCAAAGGTACGCACTTCGGCGCGAGTTGCCAAATTCTCGGGCAAGTTTTTCTTGGGACAAGCGCCTGAAAACATCGTGCCGAAATGCACGGAAAAGGGCGACGAATCGTTTCGTCGCCCTTTTCGTGAGTTGGGATTCTGCGAAAAGACTGCCGGAGCCTCGCGGGAAAGGCTATCGGAGCAGCTGCCGAAGCCCCGCGAAAAAAGACCGCCGGAGTTGGTCCGAAGTCCCGTTCCGTGCC from uncultured Alistipes sp. carries:
- the trxB gene encoding thioredoxin-disulfide reductase, producing METNKETIKVLIIGSGPAGYTAAIYLSRANLAPVLYEGIEPGGQLTTTTEVENFPGFPEGIDGPELMSRMRAQAERLGADLRAGTITKVDLSARPFRAEVDGEKELLAESLIISTGATAKYLGLPSETKFRGQGVSACATCDGFFYRKKDVAVVGGGDTACEEATYLASLCRKVYMIVRKPFLRASKAMQERVFNTPNIEVLFEHNTVEVLGDDSGVTGALLRRNDGVEHTIDIAGFFLAIGHHPNTELFAGQLDLNEEGYIKVEGNTSKTSVEGVFAAGDVKDPHYRQAITAAGSGCVAALDCERFLLR
- a CDS encoding DUF4954 family protein produces the protein MTSLRTLTQAEISTLESLGNTAEDWAQIRVAEDFQPHQLLQNHFEGIVEITSGARVIRSRVRNYRIGEGSLITGVTALECRRRSAFGNGVGVATMNECGGRTVKIFDTMSAQVAYVMAVYRHRPQTIAALERLIDAYAESRSAEIGEVGRNCRIVGARFIREVRIGNDVQVDGASILENATLCDGAFIGVDVKAYDFIAAEGALIANGSTVERCFVGESCRLDKGFTAAESLFFANSHCENGEAASIFAGPYTVSHHKSSLLIAGMFSFFNAGSGSNQSNHLFKSGAVHQSVHLRGCKFASSAYIMSPALEGAFTMVMGHHSYHHDTSAFPYSYLIEKEGRSHLMPGSNLTSYGAVRDIEKWPARDRRKVKRDVIDFAEYNPYVTGAMLDAVNILHTLQEQDPDAAVYTYNKTLIRASSLQRGLKLYNKAIVAALGAMLDRGESDPHYDGSGRWLDLAGQYITRRAVGEILDAVDRGELTDMAAIDNRFRVFEVHYDDYAHSWALGVYASMLGHTPTTEELNDAIAAGRNAHAAMRSTTDADRERDCSLDMAVSYGLDCNNEEDRRKDYYAVRGLK
- a CDS encoding WG repeat-containing protein, translating into MTPTIQTFTRALLTPDLAFGELADARAVTGPEGLPQLMRTTRFAEAEIEWQGQHWLLSLPLSSSAIHTVERVASRIGRLNTEWLTPYRILPGEMRWCTPTGAELRCDLVLQHLPEGLSFREALCRESTERLLSALDTLREALRGLDFAHGNLRETNLRWVGDRFIPLRYHDARFGHPEIDDPAFEALREWILRESGPMVVSDVGRAYNPLLKLTGHRWVHPISEGLACVEDDSGWGYVDPENRVVIPSIFEWADSFHEGRAEVKTATGMGLIDRRGAWVIPPVYEIVDYDPVESNVYVCKGGLWAEFDYLGRQQSDFGEREART
- a CDS encoding ribonuclease Z, with the translated sequence MSFAVTILGCASAKPTPSRHPSGQAVNIHEQHYLVDAGEGVQQQLIRCGINPLKIRAVFISHLHGDHVFGLFPLISTLGLYGRRTPLDVYAPAPFGEMLETHLRFFDAELPYEVVWHEVRTTKHALLFENRTVEVWSIPLRHRVPCAGFLFREKEPPLNVDKFKIVKYGLSIAQITAAKRGEEIVTETGEVIPNGELTYRPYRARSYAYLSDTNFSARAAGLCAGVDLMYHEATYAAAEQRSARDRGHSTTVDAAKAALKAGARRLVIGHYSSRYKDEGVLVEEARALFPETWPATEGVTYTIEKEP
- a CDS encoding VWA domain-containing protein; this encodes MYTQSITRTHRTAFILLIDGSGSMNEEILFHGKRMTKAEAVASITNGMLFELVERARRSDGVRDYYDISVLTYSGDNEVYSLLPEGREMLSVAELAAGEIPMKRELVEYRMPDGSTSLRELPVPDWIAAEAAGQTPMYQALDHAYEIAEAWCRNPAHAESFPPTVFNITDGEATDCDEEELRTICERIRSLRTCDGHVLLINIHIAPDESQHAVFFPTEEEAAYSNRYAGVLYDCSSPMPEVFNEAIREAKGPGALPPFRGMSYNTSAEQLIAMLNIGSISVKTE